The DNA window GAAACTTCGAGGATGGAAGTTCTGTATCCGGATGAGCGAACGGTTGTGAAATGGTTACGGTGGGTCTTGACAGGGGTTctcaggacaaaaaaaaaaaaaaaaaaaaaatcaccataaTCAGACAATTCAAGTAGATTATATACACCAAAAATGTAGCTAGGAGGTTCTCCACATGACAGTGATGACTTTCATCAGCATCCAGCTTGCTCTAGAGGAAAGAATGAGaaactttagtttgttttgttgaaaataatgtGCCGTTCTGCTGAGGCATGCAGAAAGGATGTTAAAACCTACTTTGatttttcttgtgaaaaaaaaaaacaaacactattACTGGTGTCTGCTTGCTCTTCCGGCTGTTAGGAAAGAAAATACAAGTTTCAATTTAGTTAGACGACTATAAACTTACTTGTGAGCAGACAGCTTGTTATTGCTTACTTTGACTTTTCACTGGCTCACAAATCTCCTGATAGCACACGTCCTGCTGTACCTTATATGTCCTTTTGTACCTGCGAGGAAGAAAAGCTCATATTCACTggatctgctgggaaatgaaAAGCCCCCCACATTCCTCATAATCCTGAATCTGCATAAGTAGACAAAGTAGCAGGACTCACTGATAGTGGCACACTCCGCCCTCCCAGACAGGTATGCTTTTAGTCTCGGAGAAGAGCCGGGTGCATGGGTGGGGCACTCGCTGGCACACTGAAACACAGCGGACACACGAATGCCGTAAGAGCTGCCAGGAGGGGATAAAGCCTGCAAGATGGCTTAAGGGTCTTGCGGGATGGAACCGGGCCCTTCTCGCTGGCTGACGGATGGGTTTTAGGACAGGAATGTTTAAACAACCCTGACACTGGATATTTGGGTGTAGAGCAAGATTTAAGGGGAGCAACGGGTATGTCCAGTGTCTCCTTCATCAACGTGTTCTTCAAACTCGTAAATCCTCCTCTGTTTTGGCAGAGCTGGGTTTTTAGTAAAGGGCTAAGAAAGTGTGTTCCCTCACTTGAGCGTATTCTGGTcggcagctgttttttttttttaacacttttcgGTACTTTTCATTTGTGCCTTTTTGGCTCCAAGAAGTTGTAAAGAACGCATATGTTCTATGTTTGTCTGAACAACAAACAGTTGTAAACGGAGATCAATAGAGatcattttcacaagaaaatGGAGATGTAAAAGGCTTTTTGCCCAACAACGATGAAATCTTTTGTCCTAAGGTACGTTTTGGAACATTATTCTTCAGCGGGTTTATTAATAAATTGTCTCATTAATTAGAGGAAGCAGTTTATAATCTTTAGGAACTATCTTTTATAGTAGTTAGCTGATATAAGAGGTCATTGCTGATTCTTAGGTGTCATActgctttaacattttttcaatcTTTCATTGCCTCAACATTCTTAATGACGCTTGAACACCAAGTGTACAgtgtgcaaaagtatttgcacccattaaacattcacattttgtcacgttgcaACCACGAGAAATAATGAATTTTGTTGTGAGACTTTGTTTTAGATCAACAAAAAGAAGTGAATAACTGcagagtggaaggaaaaagatgcTTGGGTTTGTGGCGTGTATTTACAGCTGATCACACTAGATCATCTACTTCCTTATTAAATTGGTTGGACTGGATTTGTTTTTGGGATTCTCTCCCTAAATCCCTGCACAAATAAAGTTTGTGATTGTGACACGACAAAACGCAAAAAGGTTAAAGGGGTTTGAATTCTCTGACTACTGAAAATGCATCCAAATCGATAATGATGTAAACAAATGAGTTTCTGTAATTCTTACACACGGAAAGGTAAAAAACAGTTAGAAATGAACCGTTGTTCATGACTTTTGTAACATTCACGAATCACTTTACCATATAAAATGGCAAATTCCTGTTAAAACTGATCGGAAACTGGGACTCGTGGTCTAAAAATTACCCAATGAAAACTGACTACGTCTTTAGAATATAATATTTCAGATGCTGAACAATGGAAagtattaaataagaaataaattatttgttttatagttCGTATagaaaaatgcttaattttgAAGCATAATTATGAGTTAGATTGTGACACCACAATTTCGCTTAAAGTTGTACACACCACTGTCTACCAGctctattaaaaatatatatctatagtTTAACAGTTTTCCTGCATAAATCAACATATAAATGAACACATCTGAGGGCAAAATAGAACTGGAAGGTATAACAACTTGGCTGTAAAAGTCAGATTTACTTCTGAGGCCTGTGCTGGCCGTTCCAAAACTTTAACTTTCCTCTCATTAAGCCATTCTTGCGTGGATTTGGACTCACTGTGATGCtgacttttaaaaatttctCTTTGACACCTGAAGGTTTGGGGATGAAAACCAAAATTCAAAAAATGGGATTTAATTACAAAAACCTCTATTCTATCTGAAGAAAAGTTACCacacaccatgatgctgccaccaccattgTTTTCAGAGTGTCACACATTCTCCCAAATTATTCTGGGAGATTTTAGCCTGACCTggattgttttctttcagagaaaatgtttctttctcaACCAGAAGGCCTGAAAATCCAACTAGAACAGATACACTTTATTTCAGATTCATAAGACTCACTACGACCGACGGTAGGTGAGAACTTAAACctggaaataaatcagcagGAGCTTAAATTAAGTACCAGTTTCACAGTGTGCATGACTAAAGACTGAGAATAAACACAAGACGTAAAAACCAATGTCAATTGGGATCAGAGTCTGAATCACACGGTTTGTATGTGGAGTATAAGAAGACAAACACATACTTACACAGTTCACACTGTCTGCCCTTGAAACCCGTTGCACAGCTGCACACGACGGAGCCCCTTTCGTTCACACACGTCCCTCCGTTCTGGCAGGGCAGACTGCGGCAGTCCTGGGGCGACTCTAAAGACAGCAGCTGCCATTAAAACCCTCGGAGCAGAATGAGATTCAGTCTCATGTTTCAGGCCCACTAGTTCACATCTTCCACAGCTGATACCGTCCGCTGACAGATTCCAGCTCTACTCCAGTGCACCAGAAGAGGAAtcttgtgctttattttttgctaaagtatttaaattaaaaaagagaaagagagagagtgtaCAATGAAATACCTACCAGGATGTGTTCTCAAAGCTTTTTCCTCCATCTCTAATGCAAGGCtaagtttgtttgttgtttcttccATCTTTTCTAATCTGATAGGTGGAAGTCCTgcaaggcaaaaagaaaaaaaaaaaaagagagaaacatttcCTGTCATGTATCTTTGCGAAATGAGGAAATGAACGAATTACTCCATGATGACTCTGACAGAGTTTAGATGTGGGACTGGCAGGGACTGTATACATTCCTTGTCCTGAAACGATGTTTTGTCGAAACGCCATTACAAGGTGGAGGAGAATCTTAAAGAGGAAATGTATTCTCGAGAGCAAACGATAACATCTGGAAAAAGGTTTTACTGTTTAGCCTATATGCTACagcaagtgaaaaaaaaaaaagtccaaaatccTCCATAGAAAATTAActaatagaagaaaaaaagctgccAGAAAAAGTTAGCATggttttcagacatttttacagataaaaacctaaaatgtgTGACATTCATTTGTCATCCCTCACCCTATAATCTGACACCCCTGAATAAATTTATGTGCAACCaattgtctttaaaaacattaaaaactatttttctccttccactttacaattgtGCAATACCCTGTGTTGGTGCGTCACATAAAACCCCACcggtttgtggttttaacattCAATTCtaaattttattatgttaaaataaaataaaaattccagTTGTTCTAGTTTAGAGTTCCTCTAAATCAAGGCTAAATCCCCACCTTGCTTAGAGCCTTGATtcataacaactggaacattgatcaacatatttgagtCATATTTGcttgattattttgatgatggcctctgacaaaatgtaatgtttattgcttgtttcataattggttactgaattatgtttttaaggtgtgaagcactttgaactgccttgttgctgaaatgcaaataaaattgaCCGACTAACATAATAAACTGTACAAAGCATACTGAGGAGACTGGAACTATCATCTTAAAGTAAAACTTCTTCAATCTCTTAAATATTTACGCGATCGTTTAAACTTACTGGTACGATGTCGGATCACTTTCGGCGTTAAGTGGGAAAACCTAGCCGTTATCTTCCCCCTCCGGTCAACCAGCTCAGTGTATCTGCAACACAGGAACAAACACTGCTTAGCTTTTACAGTGGACCTGCTGCTGATGTTCGTGTTTTAGGGTCGAGTGGACTGTAATCAGACGCCTGCTAATACCTGAACAGCTCTTCTGAGTTCTTTATTTCCGTGCTGCCGCCCAGGTCTTGAGGGTGAGATGTGGGAAATACGCGCACAGTCTGGATCCCACGTCCCATTACCGTGGGCCGCTCCCTCCTCCCAGGTCTGACCTGCGTTGGCACTAGGTTAGCGGaaggaaacagcagcagagtaATTCAAATGTAACGCATTAACATTTGTGGAGAGACAGAGCAGTAGGCATGATAACTCACAGGTGGTAAAAGATAAGTGCTGCGGTATGCTGTGGATCTGTTCCTGTCCCGTGCTTTTGACAGACATGAGAGCGACGTAGTAGTGATGTCCTGGTGTCAGCTCACGGAGTGTGTACGAACCTAACTTCCCATTAGGCAGGAAGCGACTCCTGGTATTCAGACCACGGGTTACGTTGATCACAAAACCATCTGGGACATGTCGCGGATGGCGGCTCCAGGTGATCAGTGCTGAATTGGGGGTCACATGCGACAGGGAAAGATTCTGTGGGGGATAAGGCCCTGGgggtaaaacatttaaatggtcAGACTCTGAATTTTTTTGGACTTGTGTTTTTTGCCTCAGTAATTCATATAAATCTCTCATAGCACAAGGGAAAGGTCCTCCACAGACATCTTCACAAAAAAGTCAGAACTAGGGATGCTAACAATTAATCGACTTCAGATTAATTGtcgattaatggtttattagattaaattaGTTCCAATCAATTAACTAGTAACGTCCACTTAgaccttcttttagtgttgtagtttggcagCTATCCAGCAGATAGCTGCTATTCAGGGCACCACTGGCCATCCCTCAGCGGAGccagttgatacagaaacaaagatggtggAGAtatgacaaaatggaaaagaaaaacggTCCAAACAGTCCAGTACAAATTGCACTTTATATGGTTTtgatttgaaatataaacactcaacAAGCTGCTTACGTCTCACCATAATAGTGCTGATGTGCTTCAAAAATGAGGATGTGATGATGCCATTAATGTGATGGATGCACATAAGCCATAAGAAAAGTgcaattttgtatttattcagtcagtatttaacATAGAGGATACAAAATGCTGAAACCTTTTTTGAAATTCAGCATATTCTAAAAAATGTAGCAGATGTTATGAAAAGACGGTCTGCCCTCTTTATGCAAGAGAACACTcaggtttttcagaaaatggctGCTTATTAATTAATCATTAGTCGACTGATAAAATCAATCAACTCAACGGATAACTGGCATCCCTATTAAGAATACACATTTTGTCTCTGGTCAGATCCTGGGTGTTTAGGATAAGGATTCAAAGTGCTTacataatttgttttctgtacaACAACTCTGAGCTGGTAATCTTTGTGAATGGAAAGATTGTTGAAACAATGTTGAAACCTAGTAGTGTTTGAGAAACTGTCTACTTACTTGTCCAGAATTGCAGAGGTCCTGCTGAGTGACTGGTGGAAGGAAATTCATCTGGCCTGATCCCACTTTGAGTCAAAACATCCACTGTATACATGTGACCAGCCTGTAATGAACTGTGAAACACGAGGAGGGACACAGGTTGCGTTTACTCATCCTTAGTTTTGTCCAGAGCTGTTTGAAACTTTACATTTGTGGAGAAAGTTCCTCCCTCTGCCTGCTAAAAGGGACTCTCTGTCTTGTACAATACATCAACACCTCCATCTAGTGGATGAAAATGGAGCTGCGGCAGTGCCACTGGAATATTTAGTGCAAAGTCTTACCTGAAAGTGTGCTCAGTGACGCTCGAGTTGAGTGCAACAGTGAGAGGCTCGGTCCCATCTGCAGGCATTAAAGAGACATGCACCCTGCTGACGGCTGCATGATGAGCAGCCTCGACCAGCCAGCTCAGCCAGGCCTGCGAGGACGACACATtgagcagctgcagcttttccaCCCGCTGCGGTCCTGGCACAGAAAGTTTGATTGTTGAAACTcaaattattacataaaaaaaccccacacacacaaagaaaacaaaacaaaacaaaaaaaaatcataaggAGATGCTCACTTGTGCGAATTAGCGCAGTGGCAGGCTGGCTCGTGTCGTTGCCGTAGGCTTTGAGTTTGATGGAGACGGTGGAAATGTTGTACAGCATGCCGGGATCCAGGTCCCGCAGAACGTGAGTGGAGCGCTGCTTGTCCAGGTAGTCCGTTTTGGGGGTGCTGTTGCCCAGGGGGGCGTAGGTCACAGCGAACATGCTGAGCACTCGGTGGGAGTGGTCTGGCTGATCCCAGCGCAGTTCCACCTCGTTCTCCTCCACGCGCAGTACATGGAGACCAGACGGGGGTAACAGGTCTGGGAACAGCAGCAACCTTGGATTTTTATTCTACACAATGCGgtgctttgaaaaagtatttcaaattgaaaaatacagtactttattgatcctaaagggaaattaaatgtaaatcatTTATTCAATATTCTTCAAAGAGTAAAGTTATTTAACTTACTAATTGACtaaattatgaatttaatttgtttgtcaCATTCTGCAATATAAAACCCCCAAATTGtcagtgtgttttgttgggATTGAATGTGACAGAGCAATACAAAGTAGCctgtaattgtgaagtggaagaaataTTATCTgtggtttaaatatttcacaataaacAATGTGAGAAGTATGGGTATGCATATGTATTCGCCCCCCCTACTGGAATTACAGGTGCAGATGTTTGagttttgcacatctagagaatCAAACACAGTTGGTATGGATTTGAAGATCGACTTCCACgccttgccacagattctcaattggatttagatctACACTTTGGAGATAGAAAACCTTTTTGCACGTGGGgctaaaagtaaaattttaccTGATCACCTTGTTGACCTTGATTATTTACTAATGTTCTCTGAATCCTTCATGGAATAGCTGGATTTATGCTGAAATTCAATGAAAAACAGGTGAACTGTGTTTACCAACTCGGCCACCTCTGAAGATAACTGGCTGCACTAGGGGTATCACATTACGCAAGtttaataagatttttattcctaaaatCCCCATGTCATATTGGTTCATCacacaaaatctaaataaaatacatcaaagtttgtggtttttagctgacaaaatgtgaaaaagttcaaagggttACAAATCCGTTATGATGCTCCGTAACCACATTGTTGTCTTTATAAATTTGTGAGTGCAGTCTGATTGTTGACCTTACTGACCTTTCTCACAGTCTTTGCCTGTGAGGCCCACTTTGCAGACACAGTTGTAGTTTCCTCTCCTGTCACTCCAGCAGCTGCCTCGAGTTCCACAAGGTTTCAGCACACATGGGTCCTCCACTTGGTGGTGACAAAGACAAACAGTGGCAATAAGATACTGTAGTTCATGTAACAACTAAAAGTTATGTTAATCCCATTTAATGCTAAACATTAAGTGGAAATAGATATGTGTTGTGTGTataaccacaaaaaaaataagacgaGGAACGTATGGAATTGCAAGAAACCAAAAAGAACaggtttttgtctgttttgcttttacaatTAATTGACTTCATGGAATTAAAGACCACATGGACTTAAAATATTCCGTTTTGCTTTGTCACGATTACTCCATTTGCTACTATGTATCAAAAAATTTTTTGTAGAgtattttcacacctgatagtccggtagactctgTTTGATTGTGaccaaaattacaaaacttGTTACATCTTCAGCTAGTGAGGTTTGCTTTCAcgctgcactgtgtcaaacgatccaaaccaactgaaaaactgctgttcacaccctcgcctgtggtggcgctgcaccaagaaccactgaaggaaggGACACAGAAACCTCCAAAGAAGTCGAGTGCAaattccttcttcacaaaatgtaaacaaaaatggagtagcctCAAACTGTAGCAGTTGcaggatttatttttgattttggtCAAATACTATAAGCCTTTTCTCTAACATTACACTCTTGCGTTTGtgttggttgcatttacccagaatgccctgcgctatagtcctcttcctgtttttggagcggtctctggtccgcttgctGACCAGAGGCAGCATATGCATTGGATAcgtgccagagttcacttctgaactgaactgaaacgtAGGCTTTTTGGTGGACCTGATTTCGCTTTTTTGGTTcccatcagagtttgattatgTATTCACACCCCAAACGAACTaaactttctaggcaaacagactagaatttgattaaagcggactaaaaagggctggtgtgaatacaCACTTTATGTACCTCACTTACCGGTAAACATACTATCACTATATCCAACTCTAACAATTAAGAAGACATGCTGGCGTTTACAACAGTTCAAGgaggttttatttctgtccttCTTAACCACTTTTGGATTTACAGTGTGAAATTAATTTGCGCATTGCATTTAAACCTTAGTGGGTGTTCTGTCCATCATCATCTTGACTGTCTTGTTTACAGTAGGATTTTGTTGGCACTGAAATTTTAAcgagaaaaactctgaaatcaTCTTGTCCCAACCTATCACGTTGTCCTCGGGCTGAGCTATCTTACTTGGCGTCCAATTAGAAATGCCTTATAATAAATATGGGGATAAAAATGGATCCTGCATTAAAACTTGATTGTCAAGTcaactttgtaaaataattcttTTTCCAGTTAAGGCATCTGACAAGAGTTAAGCCTAATACTGCCTCCAACAGCAATACAGAGACAGTCAGATGCTTTTATTACCCATCGCCTTGATTATTGCAGTGCTCACTTTTTGCCATCAGCCAGGCTTACATTGCTCGCCCACAACTCAAAATGTAACCACTTGATTTATAACTAGGACTTGCAAACATGGCTACATTCCACAAAGTTTGGCCTGAGCAGTGTGGACACAGAGAGGTAAGCTATTCCACAATtttgaagcagctgcagcaaacGCTTGATCTACTTTGCATTTTAGTTGGGGTTGTGAAACACCCAGGAGAAACTTTGACCAGAATGCTCCTTAGGGCGTGTGGATGGTTGAGGAGAGGACGTTAAATTCAACCCGAATGCCAGAAAGGGTCTTTAACTttgaacacaataaaaactcAAAGACGTTCAAATCACAAGAGGCAATATGTTATTCACAACAGAAcacaatgtaacaaatgtttaaaatgagaaattgtaCATCTTTATTCACTAAATGCTGCAGGCACCAAAAAAGTTCGGATAGCAACCATATTTACCATGGTGTAgcatctctttaaaaaaaaccagttTGAAGATATCTGGGGATCAATATTTTTGATTGATAAATGGCAGTTCTTGATGCAGTGCaatctggaatttttttttttactgattataGGCCCAAAAATTACCCTTGCAATCTAATTTTAACCACAAGACCTAAATTTCAAAATTAGATATTGGATACAGGACTAAAAACAAACGGGAAGAACTCCTTTGCAATTTTAACACTGTTTCTGACAGAGTTAAGAGATAAACGTGAGAATCTCAAGGTAAATATCAGAAACTCTTCAAAGTTTACTTACACATCTGGCAGCGTTCCCCAAAGAAACCGTCTTTACACGTACACACGTAGTACTGTCTGTAACCCCGACACACGCCTCCGTTCAGGCAGGGGCTGGACTCACAACCATCTTGCTCTGCACACAGATATTTGCACATCGGTAGAATTCGTCCTTTTATATCGTTGGCTAAATGTACAATATTTGTGGTTGAAAAGCCACTGCACCTATTTCACAGTTCTGGCCTTTGAAGCCTTGTGGACAGCGACACAAGTAGGAACCAGGCTGATCCTCACATGTCCCCTTGTTCATGCAGGGCTCAGAGAGGCATTCATTTGTGTCTTAGAGGAAATGATACATTCACATGTAGGAGCCATATACGTGTGAATattcttttgtgtttctgtgaatgTCATGGATCTACGGAAAGCCTTACCAATCTGACAGCTTTTTCCCCTAAAGCCGTCCTTGCAGACACACTTATAGGACCCAATCTTGTTCTGACAAGAACCGCCGTTGAGACAAGGCTGTGATAAGCACTCGTTAATCTctgtcaaaaaaagaaacaattaagTTAAGGTACATGTAAAGTAAAGCATAACTCCGAACCACTGAAGGATGTTTAACTTTAATTAGCAACGTTTCCATTGACcagaaaattacacaaattggAATTGTGCAAAATTAGTTTGtgtaatggaaacatgccaattttgaaaaaactcaaatttttgcataaaaagttTTCATGTCGAGATGAGGTGGCTTTTCAGCCATATCAAATTTTGTgaatttcacaaaatgcaatggaaacactttttttccctccacatcAAGCCAGTTTGTATACAGCAGTGTGCGCTTATTTGTAGACACTGGCCTTCTGTGACAATGCGCAGCTGGCTCCACGAAAGCTCTCACAGCATCTCAAAGTTCATCAAATGTTGAGTTTGTTACTGAAAAGTGTTCGCTTTTTTTGCCGATTACAATTTCCCTAAAACACATAGCTGCTCCCCAGCATAGGTTTGTCTCTCCCACACCTGAATAGCATCTCCTCTCCTGGCTGTTGATGAGCGCTAGCATTGCGGCTTAAATATGAATACATCTcctgtaactgtttacatcaaTCGCCACCATGacttttaaatgacttatcGCGTACACagacttattcacatgtgattttaattctgtttcttATTCAGTAGAAACATCGCAATTGCTGTTCTTCgatattagcagaatatcgagaaggttttgcacacatttggaaacgcagctactgtaagaacaaaactgtttttcacaTGGGCTTGTTTTTGGGGGTTGGAGAGGGTGCATTTGTTGTTGTGTTCTACAGACTCTTACAAACGGGCGGCTGGGTCCAGTCTCCCTGAATGCCGCAGATGCTCTGCGTGGCTCTGGGCAC is part of the Xiphophorus hellerii strain 12219 chromosome 9, Xiphophorus_hellerii-4.1, whole genome shotgun sequence genome and encodes:
- the sned1 gene encoding sushi, nidogen and EGF-like domain-containing protein 1 isoform X2, which encodes MLLLVLQALLPCFCTLLPGVEPAVSLEDFYPFGPDQGDAQTTAQDDGGSGLREISVAFPFFGDRHSGLYVNNNGLVSFLREVSQFTPVAFPIAGDRRVVAPFWADVDNRLAGSVFYRQSQDASVLRRASGDVRTYFAEFPDFNATWVLISTWHQVTFFGGNSQTPVNTFQVVLITDGALSFTIFQYNNITWTTGRHASSGGNLVGLGGIAAQAGFNAGDGRRYFNIPGSRTSDVVGLEETTNVGYPGRWVFRIDDANVEVGGCSSASVCPHLRPCLNGGQCIDDCITGNPSFTCSCLAGFTGRWCQINVNECASNPCQNGGSCKDRINGFICECPPGYMGVHCQTDIDECEDRPCLNNASCVQGNGNFTCVCEPGFTGVRCETDINECESQPCLNGGECVDQVTGFTCACLAAFTGTFCETELMNSTEPHNQTECLCQNGGVCVGINGTCECPPGYTGAYCQLGITQTLCSNSRTCPDGSPCLEYGGAYLCTCHIGVEPDHMDFYPVQPQSVCDSSPCLNGGYCYERDGGYTCECRYGYSGKHCEKVRLNTCASSPCRNGGSCKEEGGSYRCVCPYRFTGKHCEVGKPDPCSSTPCQNGGTCFHYLGKYKCECTDEYSGKDCQISRSLLHPSAEINECLSQPCLNGGSCQNKIGSYKCVCKDGFRGKSCQIDTNECLSEPCMNKGTCEDQPGSYLCRCPQGFKGQNCEIEQDGCESSPCLNGGVCRGYRQYYVCTCKDGFFGERCQMLEDPCVLKPCGTRGSCWSDRRGNYNCVCKVGLTGKDCEKDLLPPSGLHVLRVEENEVELRWDQPDHSHRVLSMFAVTYAPLGNSTPKTDYLDKQRSTHVLRDLDPGMLYNISTVSIKLKAYGNDTSQPATALIRTRPQRVEKLQLLNVSSSQAWLSWLVEAAHHAAVSRVHVSLMPADGTEPLTVALNSSVTEHTFSSLQAGHMYTVDVLTQSGIRPDEFPSTSHSAGPLQFWTRPYPPQNLSLSHVTPNSALITWSRHPRHVPDGFVINVTRGLNTRSRFLPNGKLGSYTLRELTPGHHYYVALMSVKSTGQEQIHSIPQHLSFTTLPTQVRPGRRERPTVMGRGIQTVRVFPTSHPQDLGGSTEIKNSEELFRYTELVDRRGKITARFSHLTPKVIRHRTRLPPIRLEKMEETTNKLSLALEMEEKALRTHPESPQDCRSLPCQNGGTCVNERGSVVCSCATGFKGRQCELLCQRVPHPCTRLFSETKSIPVWEGGVCHYQYKRTYKVQQDVCYQEICEPVKSQTGRASRHQ
- the sned1 gene encoding sushi, nidogen and EGF-like domain-containing protein 1 isoform X1; the protein is MLLLVLQALLPCFCTLLPGVEPAVSLEDFYPFGPDQGDAQTTAQDDGGSGLREISVAFPFFGDRHSGLYVNNNGLVSFLREVSQFTPVAFPIAGDRRVVAPFWADVDNRLAGSVFYRQSQDASVLRRASGDVRTYFAEFPDFNATWVLISTWHQVTFFGGNSQTPVNTFQVVLITDGALSFTIFQYNNITWTTGRHASSGGNLVGLGGIAAQAGFNAGDGRRYFNIPGSRTSDVVGLEETTNVGYPGRWVFRIDDANVEVGGCSSASVCPHLRPCLNGGQCIDDCITGNPSFTCSCLAGFTGRWCQINVNECASNPCQNGGSCKDRINGFICECPPGYMGVHCQTDIDECEDRPCLNNASCVQGNGNFTCVCEPGFTGVRCETDINECESQPCLNGGECVDQVTGFTCACLAAFTGTFCETELMNSTEPHNQTVECLCQNGGVCVGINGTCECPPGYTGAYCQLGITQTLCSNSRTCPDGSPCLEYGGAYLCTCHIGVEPDHMDFYPVQPQSVCDSSPCLNGGYCYERDGGYTCECRYGYSGKHCEKVRLNTCASSPCRNGGSCKEEGGSYRCVCPYRFTGKHCEVGKPDPCSSTPCQNGGTCFHYLGKYKCECTDEYSGKDCQISRSLLHPSAEINECLSQPCLNGGSCQNKIGSYKCVCKDGFRGKSCQIDTNECLSEPCMNKGTCEDQPGSYLCRCPQGFKGQNCEIEQDGCESSPCLNGGVCRGYRQYYVCTCKDGFFGERCQMLEDPCVLKPCGTRGSCWSDRRGNYNCVCKVGLTGKDCEKDLLPPSGLHVLRVEENEVELRWDQPDHSHRVLSMFAVTYAPLGNSTPKTDYLDKQRSTHVLRDLDPGMLYNISTVSIKLKAYGNDTSQPATALIRTRPQRVEKLQLLNVSSSQAWLSWLVEAAHHAAVSRVHVSLMPADGTEPLTVALNSSVTEHTFSSLQAGHMYTVDVLTQSGIRPDEFPSTSHSAGPLQFWTRPYPPQNLSLSHVTPNSALITWSRHPRHVPDGFVINVTRGLNTRSRFLPNGKLGSYTLRELTPGHHYYVALMSVKSTGQEQIHSIPQHLSFTTLPTQVRPGRRERPTVMGRGIQTVRVFPTSHPQDLGGSTEIKNSEELFRYTELVDRRGKITARFSHLTPKVIRHRTRLPPIRLEKMEETTNKLSLALEMEEKALRTHPESPQDCRSLPCQNGGTCVNERGSVVCSCATGFKGRQCELLCQRVPHPCTRLFSETKSIPVWEGGVCHYQYKRTYKVQQDVCYQEICEPVKSQTGRASRHQ
- the sned1 gene encoding sushi, nidogen and EGF-like domain-containing protein 1 isoform X3, which codes for MLLLVLQALLPCFCTLLPGVEPAVSLEDFYPFGPDQGDAQTTAQDDGGSGLREISVAFPFFGDRHSGLYVNTFQVVLITDGALSFTIFQYNNITWTTGRHASSGGNLVGLGGIAAQAGFNAGDGRRYFNIPGSRTSDVVGLEETTNVGYPGRWVFRIDDANVEVGGCSSASVCPHLRPCLNGGQCIDDCITGNPSFTCSCLAGFTGRWCQINVNECASNPCQNGGSCKDRINGFICECPPGYMGVHCQTDIDECEDRPCLNNASCVQGNGNFTCVCEPGFTGVRCETDINECESQPCLNGGECVDQVTGFTCACLAAFTGTFCETELMNSTEPHNQTVECLCQNGGVCVGINGTCECPPGYTGAYCQLGITQTLCSNSRTCPDGSPCLEYGGAYLCTCHIGVEPDHMDFYPVQPQSVCDSSPCLNGGYCYERDGGYTCECRYGYSGKHCEKVRLNTCASSPCRNGGSCKEEGGSYRCVCPYRFTGKHCEVGKPDPCSSTPCQNGGTCFHYLGKYKCECTDEYSGKDCQISRSLLHPSAEINECLSQPCLNGGSCQNKIGSYKCVCKDGFRGKSCQIDTNECLSEPCMNKGTCEDQPGSYLCRCPQGFKGQNCEIEQDGCESSPCLNGGVCRGYRQYYVCTCKDGFFGERCQMLEDPCVLKPCGTRGSCWSDRRGNYNCVCKVGLTGKDCEKDLLPPSGLHVLRVEENEVELRWDQPDHSHRVLSMFAVTYAPLGNSTPKTDYLDKQRSTHVLRDLDPGMLYNISTVSIKLKAYGNDTSQPATALIRTRPQRVEKLQLLNVSSSQAWLSWLVEAAHHAAVSRVHVSLMPADGTEPLTVALNSSVTEHTFSSLQAGHMYTVDVLTQSGIRPDEFPSTSHSAGPLQFWTRPYPPQNLSLSHVTPNSALITWSRHPRHVPDGFVINVTRGLNTRSRFLPNGKLGSYTLRELTPGHHYYVALMSVKSTGQEQIHSIPQHLSFTTLPTQVRPGRRERPTVMGRGIQTVRVFPTSHPQDLGGSTEIKNSEELFRYTELVDRRGKITARFSHLTPKVIRHRTRLPPIRLEKMEETTNKLSLALEMEEKALRTHPESPQDCRSLPCQNGGTCVNERGSVVCSCATGFKGRQCELLCQRVPHPCTRLFSETKSIPVWEGGVCHYQYKRTYKVQQDVCYQEICEPVKSQTGRASRHQ